In Neofelis nebulosa isolate mNeoNeb1 chromosome 7, mNeoNeb1.pri, whole genome shotgun sequence, the following proteins share a genomic window:
- the EPB42 gene encoding protein 4.2 isoform X1, protein MEQVALGIKNCDFQAAKNNEEHYTKAISSQHLFVRRGKPFTIILHFQAPVHTFLSTLKKVALIAQTGEQPSKANKTQATFPISSMGDRKWWSAVVEDRDAQSWNISVTTPTDAIIGHYSLLLQVLGKKSFPLGRFTVLFNPWAREDAVFLERESQRTEYVLNQNGLIYLGTADCIQEEPWDFGQFEVDVIDLSLHLLSMDKQVEEWGNPVHVAHILGASLHAFMEKRVLPTPQTHTIQEAALLNKRRGSVPILRQWLTGQGRPVYDGQAWVFAAVACTVLRCLGIPARVVTTFASAQGTGGRLFVDEYYNEEGLQNGEGQRGRIWIFQTSTECWMTRPALPQGYDGWQILHPNAHSGGGVLESCDLVPVRAVKEGILGLTPAVSDLFASVNASCVVWKCCEDDTLELTNSNTKYVGNNISTKSVGSDRCEDITQNYKYPEGSFQEKEVLERVQKERMEHEKDSGIHPPRLKTAEPLYLFLEAPSSLCLGGNAQFSVILVNPTDEEKAVELAIGVQAMYYNGILAAKLWKNKLFLTLGANMVYETTTNSLSFSCFEQSPPENSFLRLTAIATATQSESSLSCFAQEDIAICRPRLVIEMPETTEQYQLLKASVSVHNFLDVPMQDCVISIFGRGLIYREKRYRLASVRPRKTLYTQFQFTPTQVGPQRLTVEMDCDMFQNQTNYRNITVKAPELPA, encoded by the exons ATGGAACAGG tagcccTGGGGATCAAGAACTGTGACTTCCAGGCAGCAAAAAACAATGAGGAGCACTACACCAAGGCCATCAGCTCCCAGCACCTCTTTGTGAGGAGAGGGAAGCCCTTCACCATCATCCTACACTTCCAGGCTCCAGTCCACACATTTCTGTCTACTCTGAAGAAGGTAGCCCTCATTGCACAAACTG GAGAGCAGCCTTCCAAGGCCAACAAGACCCAAGCCACATTCCCAATTTCCAGTATGGGGGACCGGAAGTGGTGGAGTGCAGTGGTGGAAGACAGAGATGCCCAGTCCTGGAACATCTCTGTGACTACGCCCACAGATGCTATCATTGGCCATTACTCGCTCCTGCTGCAGGTCTTGGGCAAGAAGTCATTTCCCCTGGGCCGGTTCACAGTGCTCTTTAACCCTTGGGCTCGAG AGGATGCTGTGTTCCTGGAGAGGGAGTCTCAACGCACAGAGTATGTGTTGAACCAGAACGGCCTCATCTACTTGGGTACAGCTGACTGCATCCAGGAGGAGCCCTGGGACTTTGGCCAG TTTGAGGTGGATGTCATTGACCTCAGTCTGCACTTACTGAGCATGGACAAGCAGGTGGAGGAGTGGGGCAACCCCGTGCATGTGGCCCACATTTTGGGCGCCTCG CTGCATGCTTTCATGGAGAAGAGGGTCTTGCCCACCCCACAGACCCACACCATCCAGGAAGCGGCCTTGCTGAACAAGCGCCGGGGCAGTGTGCCCATCCTGCGGCAGTGGCTCACAGGCCAAGGGCGACCTGTGTACGATGGCCAGGCCTGGGTGTTCGCTGCAGTTGCTTGCACAG TGCTGCGGTGCCTGGGAATCCCTGCTCGCGTCGTTACCACATTCGCCTCAGCCCAGGGAACTGGCGGACGCTTGTTTGTAGATGAGTACTACAATGAGGAGGGCCTTCAGAATGGAGAAGGCCAAAGAGGCAGAATCTG GATCTTCCAGACTTCCACAGAGTGCTGGATGACCCGGCCTGCTTTGCCTCAAGGTTATGATGGATGGCAGATTCTGCACCCAAATGCTCACAGTGGAGGTGGAG TCCTCGAGTCCTGTGATCTGGTTCCTGTCAGAGCAGTCAAGGAGGGGATACTAGGACTGACGCCTGCAGTATCAGACCTTTTTGCTTCAGTAAATGCCTCGTGTGTGGTCTGGAAGTGTTGTGAGGATGACACACTGGAGCTAACCAACTCCAACACTAAGTATGTTGGCAACAACATCAGCACCAAGAGTGTGGGCAGTGACCGCTGTGAGGACATCACTCAGAACTACAAGTATCCTGAAG GatcttttcaagaaaaagaagtgctGGAAAGAgtccagaaagagagaatggaacATGAAAAGGACAGTGGCATCCATCCTCCCAGGCTCAAGACTGCTGAGCCTCTATACCTGTTCTTGGAAGCACCCAGCTCCCTATGCCTAGGAGGGAATGCCCAGTTCTCAGTGATCCTGGTTAACCCCACTGATGAGGAGAAGGCTGTGGAGCTGGCAATTGGGGTGCAGGCAATGTACTACAATGGCATCCTTGCTGCCAAGCTCTGGAAGAACAAGCTGTTCCTCACGCTTGGTGCCAACATGG TTTATGAAACCACCACCAACAGCCTGTCCTTCTCCTGTTTTGAGCAAAGCCCACCAGAGAACAGCTTCCTCAGACTCACGGCCATAGCCACGGCAACGCAATCTGAGTCCAGCCTCAGCTGCTTTGCTCAGGAAGACATTGCCATTTGTAGACCACGCCTAGTCATTGAG ATGCCAGAAACAACAGAGCAATATCAACTTCTTAAGGCTTCAGTCAGCGTCCATAACTTCCTAGATGTTCCCATGCAGGACTGTGTGATCTCCATTTTCGGAAGGGGGCTCATTTACAGAGAGAAGAGATACAG atTAGCTTCAGTGCGGCCCAGAAAGACCTTGTACACCCAATTCCAGTTCACACCAACACAGGTGGGGCCCCAGAGGCTCACTGTGGAAATGGACTGTGATATGTTCCAGAACCAAACCAACTACAGAAATATCACTGTGAAAGCCCCTGAACTTCCCGCTTAA
- the EPB42 gene encoding protein 4.2 isoform X3, with product MEQALGIKNCDFQAAKNNEEHYTKAISSQHLFVRRGKPFTIILHFQAPVHTFLSTLKKVALIAQTGEQPSKANKTQATFPISSMGDRKWWSAVVEDRDAQSWNISVTTPTDAIIGHYSLLLQVLGKKSFPLGRFTVLFNPWAREDAVFLERESQRTEYVLNQNGLIYLGTADCIQEEPWDFGQFEVDVIDLSLHLLSMDKQVEEWGNPVHVAHILGASLHAFMEKRVLPTPQTHTIQEAALLNKRRGSVPILRQWLTGQGRPVYDGQAWVFAAVACTVLRCLGIPARVVTTFASAQGTGGRLFVDEYYNEEGLQNGEGQRGRIWIFQTSTECWMTRPALPQGYDGWQILHPNAHSGGGVLESCDLVPVRAVKEGILGLTPAVSDLFASVNASCVVWKCCEDDTLELTNSNTKYVGNNISTKSVGSDRCEDITQNYKYPEGSFQEKEVLERVQKERMEHEKDSGIHPPRLKTAEPLYLFLEAPSSLCLGGNAQFSVILVNPTDEEKAVELAIGVQAMYYNGILAAKLWKNKLFLTLGANMVYETTTNSLSFSCFEQSPPENSFLRLTAIATATQSESSLSCFAQEDIAICRPRLVIEMPETTEQYQLLKASVSVHNFLDVPMQDCVISIFGRGLIYREKRYRLASVRPRKTLYTQFQFTPTQVGPQRLTVEMDCDMFQNQTNYRNITVKAPELPA from the exons ATGGAACAGG cccTGGGGATCAAGAACTGTGACTTCCAGGCAGCAAAAAACAATGAGGAGCACTACACCAAGGCCATCAGCTCCCAGCACCTCTTTGTGAGGAGAGGGAAGCCCTTCACCATCATCCTACACTTCCAGGCTCCAGTCCACACATTTCTGTCTACTCTGAAGAAGGTAGCCCTCATTGCACAAACTG GAGAGCAGCCTTCCAAGGCCAACAAGACCCAAGCCACATTCCCAATTTCCAGTATGGGGGACCGGAAGTGGTGGAGTGCAGTGGTGGAAGACAGAGATGCCCAGTCCTGGAACATCTCTGTGACTACGCCCACAGATGCTATCATTGGCCATTACTCGCTCCTGCTGCAGGTCTTGGGCAAGAAGTCATTTCCCCTGGGCCGGTTCACAGTGCTCTTTAACCCTTGGGCTCGAG AGGATGCTGTGTTCCTGGAGAGGGAGTCTCAACGCACAGAGTATGTGTTGAACCAGAACGGCCTCATCTACTTGGGTACAGCTGACTGCATCCAGGAGGAGCCCTGGGACTTTGGCCAG TTTGAGGTGGATGTCATTGACCTCAGTCTGCACTTACTGAGCATGGACAAGCAGGTGGAGGAGTGGGGCAACCCCGTGCATGTGGCCCACATTTTGGGCGCCTCG CTGCATGCTTTCATGGAGAAGAGGGTCTTGCCCACCCCACAGACCCACACCATCCAGGAAGCGGCCTTGCTGAACAAGCGCCGGGGCAGTGTGCCCATCCTGCGGCAGTGGCTCACAGGCCAAGGGCGACCTGTGTACGATGGCCAGGCCTGGGTGTTCGCTGCAGTTGCTTGCACAG TGCTGCGGTGCCTGGGAATCCCTGCTCGCGTCGTTACCACATTCGCCTCAGCCCAGGGAACTGGCGGACGCTTGTTTGTAGATGAGTACTACAATGAGGAGGGCCTTCAGAATGGAGAAGGCCAAAGAGGCAGAATCTG GATCTTCCAGACTTCCACAGAGTGCTGGATGACCCGGCCTGCTTTGCCTCAAGGTTATGATGGATGGCAGATTCTGCACCCAAATGCTCACAGTGGAGGTGGAG TCCTCGAGTCCTGTGATCTGGTTCCTGTCAGAGCAGTCAAGGAGGGGATACTAGGACTGACGCCTGCAGTATCAGACCTTTTTGCTTCAGTAAATGCCTCGTGTGTGGTCTGGAAGTGTTGTGAGGATGACACACTGGAGCTAACCAACTCCAACACTAAGTATGTTGGCAACAACATCAGCACCAAGAGTGTGGGCAGTGACCGCTGTGAGGACATCACTCAGAACTACAAGTATCCTGAAG GatcttttcaagaaaaagaagtgctGGAAAGAgtccagaaagagagaatggaacATGAAAAGGACAGTGGCATCCATCCTCCCAGGCTCAAGACTGCTGAGCCTCTATACCTGTTCTTGGAAGCACCCAGCTCCCTATGCCTAGGAGGGAATGCCCAGTTCTCAGTGATCCTGGTTAACCCCACTGATGAGGAGAAGGCTGTGGAGCTGGCAATTGGGGTGCAGGCAATGTACTACAATGGCATCCTTGCTGCCAAGCTCTGGAAGAACAAGCTGTTCCTCACGCTTGGTGCCAACATGG TTTATGAAACCACCACCAACAGCCTGTCCTTCTCCTGTTTTGAGCAAAGCCCACCAGAGAACAGCTTCCTCAGACTCACGGCCATAGCCACGGCAACGCAATCTGAGTCCAGCCTCAGCTGCTTTGCTCAGGAAGACATTGCCATTTGTAGACCACGCCTAGTCATTGAG ATGCCAGAAACAACAGAGCAATATCAACTTCTTAAGGCTTCAGTCAGCGTCCATAACTTCCTAGATGTTCCCATGCAGGACTGTGTGATCTCCATTTTCGGAAGGGGGCTCATTTACAGAGAGAAGAGATACAG atTAGCTTCAGTGCGGCCCAGAAAGACCTTGTACACCCAATTCCAGTTCACACCAACACAGGTGGGGCCCCAGAGGCTCACTGTGGAAATGGACTGTGATATGTTCCAGAACCAAACCAACTACAGAAATATCACTGTGAAAGCCCCTGAACTTCCCGCTTAA
- the EPB42 gene encoding protein 4.2 isoform X5 — MEQVALGIKNCDFQAAKNNEEHYTKAISSQHLFVRRGKPFTIILHFQAPVHTFLSTLKKVALIAQTGEQPSKANKTQATFPISSMGDRKWWSAVVEDRDAQSWNISVTTPTDAIIGHYSLLLQVLGKKSFPLGRFTVLFNPWAREDAVFLERESQRTEYVLNQNGLIYLGTADCIQEEPWDFGQFEVDVIDLSLHLLSMDKQVEEWGNPVHVAHILGASLHAFMEKRVLPTPQTHTIQEAALLNKRRGSVPILRQWLTGQGRPVYDGQAWVFAAVACTVLRCLGIPARVVTTFASAQGTGGRLFVDEYYNEEGLQNGEGQRGRIWIFQTSTECWMTRPALPQGYDGWQILHPNAHSGGGVLESCDLVPVRAVKEGILGLTPAVSDLFASVNASCVVWKCCEDDTLELTNSNTKYVGNNISTKSVGSDRCEDITQNYKYPEVYETTTNSLSFSCFEQSPPENSFLRLTAIATATQSESSLSCFAQEDIAICRPRLVIEMPETTEQYQLLKASVSVHNFLDVPMQDCVISIFGRGLIYREKRYRLASVRPRKTLYTQFQFTPTQVGPQRLTVEMDCDMFQNQTNYRNITVKAPELPA, encoded by the exons ATGGAACAGG tagcccTGGGGATCAAGAACTGTGACTTCCAGGCAGCAAAAAACAATGAGGAGCACTACACCAAGGCCATCAGCTCCCAGCACCTCTTTGTGAGGAGAGGGAAGCCCTTCACCATCATCCTACACTTCCAGGCTCCAGTCCACACATTTCTGTCTACTCTGAAGAAGGTAGCCCTCATTGCACAAACTG GAGAGCAGCCTTCCAAGGCCAACAAGACCCAAGCCACATTCCCAATTTCCAGTATGGGGGACCGGAAGTGGTGGAGTGCAGTGGTGGAAGACAGAGATGCCCAGTCCTGGAACATCTCTGTGACTACGCCCACAGATGCTATCATTGGCCATTACTCGCTCCTGCTGCAGGTCTTGGGCAAGAAGTCATTTCCCCTGGGCCGGTTCACAGTGCTCTTTAACCCTTGGGCTCGAG AGGATGCTGTGTTCCTGGAGAGGGAGTCTCAACGCACAGAGTATGTGTTGAACCAGAACGGCCTCATCTACTTGGGTACAGCTGACTGCATCCAGGAGGAGCCCTGGGACTTTGGCCAG TTTGAGGTGGATGTCATTGACCTCAGTCTGCACTTACTGAGCATGGACAAGCAGGTGGAGGAGTGGGGCAACCCCGTGCATGTGGCCCACATTTTGGGCGCCTCG CTGCATGCTTTCATGGAGAAGAGGGTCTTGCCCACCCCACAGACCCACACCATCCAGGAAGCGGCCTTGCTGAACAAGCGCCGGGGCAGTGTGCCCATCCTGCGGCAGTGGCTCACAGGCCAAGGGCGACCTGTGTACGATGGCCAGGCCTGGGTGTTCGCTGCAGTTGCTTGCACAG TGCTGCGGTGCCTGGGAATCCCTGCTCGCGTCGTTACCACATTCGCCTCAGCCCAGGGAACTGGCGGACGCTTGTTTGTAGATGAGTACTACAATGAGGAGGGCCTTCAGAATGGAGAAGGCCAAAGAGGCAGAATCTG GATCTTCCAGACTTCCACAGAGTGCTGGATGACCCGGCCTGCTTTGCCTCAAGGTTATGATGGATGGCAGATTCTGCACCCAAATGCTCACAGTGGAGGTGGAG TCCTCGAGTCCTGTGATCTGGTTCCTGTCAGAGCAGTCAAGGAGGGGATACTAGGACTGACGCCTGCAGTATCAGACCTTTTTGCTTCAGTAAATGCCTCGTGTGTGGTCTGGAAGTGTTGTGAGGATGACACACTGGAGCTAACCAACTCCAACACTAAGTATGTTGGCAACAACATCAGCACCAAGAGTGTGGGCAGTGACCGCTGTGAGGACATCACTCAGAACTACAAGTATCCTGAAG TTTATGAAACCACCACCAACAGCCTGTCCTTCTCCTGTTTTGAGCAAAGCCCACCAGAGAACAGCTTCCTCAGACTCACGGCCATAGCCACGGCAACGCAATCTGAGTCCAGCCTCAGCTGCTTTGCTCAGGAAGACATTGCCATTTGTAGACCACGCCTAGTCATTGAG ATGCCAGAAACAACAGAGCAATATCAACTTCTTAAGGCTTCAGTCAGCGTCCATAACTTCCTAGATGTTCCCATGCAGGACTGTGTGATCTCCATTTTCGGAAGGGGGCTCATTTACAGAGAGAAGAGATACAG atTAGCTTCAGTGCGGCCCAGAAAGACCTTGTACACCCAATTCCAGTTCACACCAACACAGGTGGGGCCCCAGAGGCTCACTGTGGAAATGGACTGTGATATGTTCCAGAACCAAACCAACTACAGAAATATCACTGTGAAAGCCCCTGAACTTCCCGCTTAA
- the EPB42 gene encoding protein 4.2 isoform X2, with translation MISVALGIKNCDFQAAKNNEEHYTKAISSQHLFVRRGKPFTIILHFQAPVHTFLSTLKKVALIAQTGEQPSKANKTQATFPISSMGDRKWWSAVVEDRDAQSWNISVTTPTDAIIGHYSLLLQVLGKKSFPLGRFTVLFNPWAREDAVFLERESQRTEYVLNQNGLIYLGTADCIQEEPWDFGQFEVDVIDLSLHLLSMDKQVEEWGNPVHVAHILGASLHAFMEKRVLPTPQTHTIQEAALLNKRRGSVPILRQWLTGQGRPVYDGQAWVFAAVACTVLRCLGIPARVVTTFASAQGTGGRLFVDEYYNEEGLQNGEGQRGRIWIFQTSTECWMTRPALPQGYDGWQILHPNAHSGGGVLESCDLVPVRAVKEGILGLTPAVSDLFASVNASCVVWKCCEDDTLELTNSNTKYVGNNISTKSVGSDRCEDITQNYKYPEGSFQEKEVLERVQKERMEHEKDSGIHPPRLKTAEPLYLFLEAPSSLCLGGNAQFSVILVNPTDEEKAVELAIGVQAMYYNGILAAKLWKNKLFLTLGANMVYETTTNSLSFSCFEQSPPENSFLRLTAIATATQSESSLSCFAQEDIAICRPRLVIEMPETTEQYQLLKASVSVHNFLDVPMQDCVISIFGRGLIYREKRYRLASVRPRKTLYTQFQFTPTQVGPQRLTVEMDCDMFQNQTNYRNITVKAPELPA, from the exons ATGATCTCAG tagcccTGGGGATCAAGAACTGTGACTTCCAGGCAGCAAAAAACAATGAGGAGCACTACACCAAGGCCATCAGCTCCCAGCACCTCTTTGTGAGGAGAGGGAAGCCCTTCACCATCATCCTACACTTCCAGGCTCCAGTCCACACATTTCTGTCTACTCTGAAGAAGGTAGCCCTCATTGCACAAACTG GAGAGCAGCCTTCCAAGGCCAACAAGACCCAAGCCACATTCCCAATTTCCAGTATGGGGGACCGGAAGTGGTGGAGTGCAGTGGTGGAAGACAGAGATGCCCAGTCCTGGAACATCTCTGTGACTACGCCCACAGATGCTATCATTGGCCATTACTCGCTCCTGCTGCAGGTCTTGGGCAAGAAGTCATTTCCCCTGGGCCGGTTCACAGTGCTCTTTAACCCTTGGGCTCGAG AGGATGCTGTGTTCCTGGAGAGGGAGTCTCAACGCACAGAGTATGTGTTGAACCAGAACGGCCTCATCTACTTGGGTACAGCTGACTGCATCCAGGAGGAGCCCTGGGACTTTGGCCAG TTTGAGGTGGATGTCATTGACCTCAGTCTGCACTTACTGAGCATGGACAAGCAGGTGGAGGAGTGGGGCAACCCCGTGCATGTGGCCCACATTTTGGGCGCCTCG CTGCATGCTTTCATGGAGAAGAGGGTCTTGCCCACCCCACAGACCCACACCATCCAGGAAGCGGCCTTGCTGAACAAGCGCCGGGGCAGTGTGCCCATCCTGCGGCAGTGGCTCACAGGCCAAGGGCGACCTGTGTACGATGGCCAGGCCTGGGTGTTCGCTGCAGTTGCTTGCACAG TGCTGCGGTGCCTGGGAATCCCTGCTCGCGTCGTTACCACATTCGCCTCAGCCCAGGGAACTGGCGGACGCTTGTTTGTAGATGAGTACTACAATGAGGAGGGCCTTCAGAATGGAGAAGGCCAAAGAGGCAGAATCTG GATCTTCCAGACTTCCACAGAGTGCTGGATGACCCGGCCTGCTTTGCCTCAAGGTTATGATGGATGGCAGATTCTGCACCCAAATGCTCACAGTGGAGGTGGAG TCCTCGAGTCCTGTGATCTGGTTCCTGTCAGAGCAGTCAAGGAGGGGATACTAGGACTGACGCCTGCAGTATCAGACCTTTTTGCTTCAGTAAATGCCTCGTGTGTGGTCTGGAAGTGTTGTGAGGATGACACACTGGAGCTAACCAACTCCAACACTAAGTATGTTGGCAACAACATCAGCACCAAGAGTGTGGGCAGTGACCGCTGTGAGGACATCACTCAGAACTACAAGTATCCTGAAG GatcttttcaagaaaaagaagtgctGGAAAGAgtccagaaagagagaatggaacATGAAAAGGACAGTGGCATCCATCCTCCCAGGCTCAAGACTGCTGAGCCTCTATACCTGTTCTTGGAAGCACCCAGCTCCCTATGCCTAGGAGGGAATGCCCAGTTCTCAGTGATCCTGGTTAACCCCACTGATGAGGAGAAGGCTGTGGAGCTGGCAATTGGGGTGCAGGCAATGTACTACAATGGCATCCTTGCTGCCAAGCTCTGGAAGAACAAGCTGTTCCTCACGCTTGGTGCCAACATGG TTTATGAAACCACCACCAACAGCCTGTCCTTCTCCTGTTTTGAGCAAAGCCCACCAGAGAACAGCTTCCTCAGACTCACGGCCATAGCCACGGCAACGCAATCTGAGTCCAGCCTCAGCTGCTTTGCTCAGGAAGACATTGCCATTTGTAGACCACGCCTAGTCATTGAG ATGCCAGAAACAACAGAGCAATATCAACTTCTTAAGGCTTCAGTCAGCGTCCATAACTTCCTAGATGTTCCCATGCAGGACTGTGTGATCTCCATTTTCGGAAGGGGGCTCATTTACAGAGAGAAGAGATACAG atTAGCTTCAGTGCGGCCCAGAAAGACCTTGTACACCCAATTCCAGTTCACACCAACACAGGTGGGGCCCCAGAGGCTCACTGTGGAAATGGACTGTGATATGTTCCAGAACCAAACCAACTACAGAAATATCACTGTGAAAGCCCCTGAACTTCCCGCTTAA
- the EPB42 gene encoding protein 4.2 isoform X4 — protein sequence MISALGIKNCDFQAAKNNEEHYTKAISSQHLFVRRGKPFTIILHFQAPVHTFLSTLKKVALIAQTGEQPSKANKTQATFPISSMGDRKWWSAVVEDRDAQSWNISVTTPTDAIIGHYSLLLQVLGKKSFPLGRFTVLFNPWAREDAVFLERESQRTEYVLNQNGLIYLGTADCIQEEPWDFGQFEVDVIDLSLHLLSMDKQVEEWGNPVHVAHILGASLHAFMEKRVLPTPQTHTIQEAALLNKRRGSVPILRQWLTGQGRPVYDGQAWVFAAVACTVLRCLGIPARVVTTFASAQGTGGRLFVDEYYNEEGLQNGEGQRGRIWIFQTSTECWMTRPALPQGYDGWQILHPNAHSGGGVLESCDLVPVRAVKEGILGLTPAVSDLFASVNASCVVWKCCEDDTLELTNSNTKYVGNNISTKSVGSDRCEDITQNYKYPEGSFQEKEVLERVQKERMEHEKDSGIHPPRLKTAEPLYLFLEAPSSLCLGGNAQFSVILVNPTDEEKAVELAIGVQAMYYNGILAAKLWKNKLFLTLGANMVYETTTNSLSFSCFEQSPPENSFLRLTAIATATQSESSLSCFAQEDIAICRPRLVIEMPETTEQYQLLKASVSVHNFLDVPMQDCVISIFGRGLIYREKRYRLASVRPRKTLYTQFQFTPTQVGPQRLTVEMDCDMFQNQTNYRNITVKAPELPA from the exons ATGATCTCAG cccTGGGGATCAAGAACTGTGACTTCCAGGCAGCAAAAAACAATGAGGAGCACTACACCAAGGCCATCAGCTCCCAGCACCTCTTTGTGAGGAGAGGGAAGCCCTTCACCATCATCCTACACTTCCAGGCTCCAGTCCACACATTTCTGTCTACTCTGAAGAAGGTAGCCCTCATTGCACAAACTG GAGAGCAGCCTTCCAAGGCCAACAAGACCCAAGCCACATTCCCAATTTCCAGTATGGGGGACCGGAAGTGGTGGAGTGCAGTGGTGGAAGACAGAGATGCCCAGTCCTGGAACATCTCTGTGACTACGCCCACAGATGCTATCATTGGCCATTACTCGCTCCTGCTGCAGGTCTTGGGCAAGAAGTCATTTCCCCTGGGCCGGTTCACAGTGCTCTTTAACCCTTGGGCTCGAG AGGATGCTGTGTTCCTGGAGAGGGAGTCTCAACGCACAGAGTATGTGTTGAACCAGAACGGCCTCATCTACTTGGGTACAGCTGACTGCATCCAGGAGGAGCCCTGGGACTTTGGCCAG TTTGAGGTGGATGTCATTGACCTCAGTCTGCACTTACTGAGCATGGACAAGCAGGTGGAGGAGTGGGGCAACCCCGTGCATGTGGCCCACATTTTGGGCGCCTCG CTGCATGCTTTCATGGAGAAGAGGGTCTTGCCCACCCCACAGACCCACACCATCCAGGAAGCGGCCTTGCTGAACAAGCGCCGGGGCAGTGTGCCCATCCTGCGGCAGTGGCTCACAGGCCAAGGGCGACCTGTGTACGATGGCCAGGCCTGGGTGTTCGCTGCAGTTGCTTGCACAG TGCTGCGGTGCCTGGGAATCCCTGCTCGCGTCGTTACCACATTCGCCTCAGCCCAGGGAACTGGCGGACGCTTGTTTGTAGATGAGTACTACAATGAGGAGGGCCTTCAGAATGGAGAAGGCCAAAGAGGCAGAATCTG GATCTTCCAGACTTCCACAGAGTGCTGGATGACCCGGCCTGCTTTGCCTCAAGGTTATGATGGATGGCAGATTCTGCACCCAAATGCTCACAGTGGAGGTGGAG TCCTCGAGTCCTGTGATCTGGTTCCTGTCAGAGCAGTCAAGGAGGGGATACTAGGACTGACGCCTGCAGTATCAGACCTTTTTGCTTCAGTAAATGCCTCGTGTGTGGTCTGGAAGTGTTGTGAGGATGACACACTGGAGCTAACCAACTCCAACACTAAGTATGTTGGCAACAACATCAGCACCAAGAGTGTGGGCAGTGACCGCTGTGAGGACATCACTCAGAACTACAAGTATCCTGAAG GatcttttcaagaaaaagaagtgctGGAAAGAgtccagaaagagagaatggaacATGAAAAGGACAGTGGCATCCATCCTCCCAGGCTCAAGACTGCTGAGCCTCTATACCTGTTCTTGGAAGCACCCAGCTCCCTATGCCTAGGAGGGAATGCCCAGTTCTCAGTGATCCTGGTTAACCCCACTGATGAGGAGAAGGCTGTGGAGCTGGCAATTGGGGTGCAGGCAATGTACTACAATGGCATCCTTGCTGCCAAGCTCTGGAAGAACAAGCTGTTCCTCACGCTTGGTGCCAACATGG TTTATGAAACCACCACCAACAGCCTGTCCTTCTCCTGTTTTGAGCAAAGCCCACCAGAGAACAGCTTCCTCAGACTCACGGCCATAGCCACGGCAACGCAATCTGAGTCCAGCCTCAGCTGCTTTGCTCAGGAAGACATTGCCATTTGTAGACCACGCCTAGTCATTGAG ATGCCAGAAACAACAGAGCAATATCAACTTCTTAAGGCTTCAGTCAGCGTCCATAACTTCCTAGATGTTCCCATGCAGGACTGTGTGATCTCCATTTTCGGAAGGGGGCTCATTTACAGAGAGAAGAGATACAG atTAGCTTCAGTGCGGCCCAGAAAGACCTTGTACACCCAATTCCAGTTCACACCAACACAGGTGGGGCCCCAGAGGCTCACTGTGGAAATGGACTGTGATATGTTCCAGAACCAAACCAACTACAGAAATATCACTGTGAAAGCCCCTGAACTTCCCGCTTAA